The stretch of DNA CGCCTCGAGGCGCTGATGGCGGTCGCCGACAGCGACGTCTCGCTGATCCTGACCGGGACCGGCGATGTGCTCGAGCCCGATGACGGCCTGATCGGCATCGGCTCGGGCGGCATGTACGCGCTGGCCGCGGCGCGCGCCTTGGTCGACCGCGACGATCTCGACGCCGAGGCGATCGCGCGCAAGGCGATGGCGATTGCCGCCGACATCTGTGTCTATACCAACACCAATTTGACCATCGAATCGTTATGACCGACTCCACCGCCTCCGCCTTCACGCCGCGCGAGATCGTCTCCGAGCTGGACCGCTTCATCGTCGGCCAGAACGATGCCAAGCGCGCCGTCGCGGTGGCGCTGCGCAATCGCTGGCGGCGCCAGCAGCTGGCCGAGGATTTGCGCGAGGAAGTGCTGCCCAAGAACATCCTGATGATCGGCCCGACCGGCGTCGGCAAGACCGAGATCGCGCGCCGCCTGGCCAAGATGGCGCAGGCCCCGTTCCTCAAGGTCGAGGCGACCAAGTTCACCGAGGTCGGCTATGTCGGCAGGGAGGTGGATTCCATTATCCGGGACCTGGTCGATATGGCGGTCAAGATGACCCGGGAGGAGGAGATCGAAAAAGTTCAGCCTCGAGCCGAGGA from Alphaproteobacteria bacterium encodes:
- a CDS encoding AAA domain-containing protein; protein product: MTDSTASAFTPREIVSELDRFIVGQNDAKRAVAVALRNRWRRQQLAEDLREEVLPKNILMIGPTGVGKTEIARRLAKMAQAPFLKVEATKFTEVGYVGREVDSIIRDLVDMAVKMTREEEIEKVQPRAEDAAEERVLDILLPPARSGSGDWQDDDMRDEGGSGDGAARQRFRKMLREGKLDEKEIEVEMSASGMGVE